A region from the Ensifer canadensis genome encodes:
- a CDS encoding Mu transposase C-terminal domain-containing protein has protein sequence MQWLASRGIAADWPAHGIPRTIHVDNGAEFHARAFERACGEHRIDLTYRPPGTPRFGGHIERLIGTMMGAVHLIPGSHFSNIRERGDLDPEAEAVTTLRELETYLALEIVGSYHARIHKALDLPPVAAWNARVGDIAVRRPPDPRQFLIDFLPSEERTLQRDGLHLFHIRYWSDELRWLVGRDRSGLTVKYDPRDLSCVFVAAGQGYLEARPADRTRPAIALWEHRAAVRTLREQGRRAVDEGLIFSTILAQRALIDEATRTTKAMRRDAARRAHLASTKMIDVTAEAGPLGDDEPLQLPYFVVEEWDD, from the coding sequence ATGCAGTGGTTGGCCTCGCGCGGTATTGCAGCCGACTGGCCTGCACACGGGATACCCAGAACGATTCACGTCGACAATGGCGCGGAATTCCACGCCCGCGCCTTTGAACGCGCCTGCGGCGAGCACCGCATCGACCTGACCTACCGTCCGCCCGGCACACCACGTTTCGGTGGTCATATTGAAAGGCTGATCGGCACGATGATGGGTGCCGTACACCTCATCCCCGGCTCGCATTTCTCGAACATTCGCGAGCGCGGCGACCTGGATCCGGAAGCCGAGGCGGTGACGACGTTGCGGGAACTGGAAACCTACCTGGCCCTCGAGATTGTCGGTTCCTATCATGCTCGCATTCATAAGGCCCTCGATCTGCCGCCAGTGGCCGCCTGGAACGCACGGGTGGGGGATATCGCGGTGCGCAGACCGCCCGACCCGCGGCAGTTTCTGATCGATTTTCTGCCGTCCGAGGAGCGCACCCTACAGCGCGACGGGTTGCATCTGTTTCACATCCGTTACTGGTCGGACGAACTGCGCTGGCTGGTGGGACGCGATCGATCGGGTTTGACGGTCAAATACGATCCGCGTGATCTGTCCTGCGTGTTCGTCGCAGCAGGGCAGGGGTATCTGGAGGCGCGCCCGGCCGACCGGACCCGGCCGGCCATCGCACTTTGGGAGCATCGGGCTGCCGTTCGTACGCTGCGCGAACAAGGTCGCCGTGCGGTGGATGAGGGGCTCATTTTCTCGACAATCCTTGCTCAGAGGGCGTTGATCGACGAGGCCACGCGAACGACCAAAGCGATGCGAAGAGATGCAGCCCGACGAGCGCATCTGGCATCGACAAAGATGATCGACGTGACTGCGGAAGCGGGGCCGCTCGGCGACGACGAGCCATTACAACTTCCGTATTTCGTGGTGGAGGAATGGGATGACTGA
- the hsnA gene encoding host-specificity nodulation protein HsnA, which produces MVDQLESEIIGIIKNRVESEGGDGGAALTVHDLTAATELTALGVDSLGLADIIWDLEQAYGIRIEMNTAEAWSDLQNVGDIVGAIRGLLTKGV; this is translated from the coding sequence ATGGTAGATCAACTCGAAAGCGAAATCATTGGCATCATCAAGAACCGTGTCGAATCGGAGGGCGGCGATGGGGGGGCCGCGTTAACAGTCCACGATTTAACGGCTGCCACTGAATTGACCGCGCTTGGTGTCGATTCTCTCGGTTTGGCGGACATCATCTGGGACTTGGAACAGGCCTACGGTATCAGGATCGAGATGAACACGGCCGAGGCGTGGTCGGATCTCCAGAACGTCGGCGACATAGTGGGAGCCATCCGAGGCTTGCTCACTAAGGGGGTTTGA
- a CDS encoding TniB family NTP-binding protein produces MTEEFSHLFPPSRLVAALGAEERIRRIRADRWINYPRAEQALAKLDELLLFPQRARKTVRRPRRNRSVSEVLFRLRAIQTLDDLSRRERSSAPWLLPNDTVRPGVTRHELSVPIVRRCMP; encoded by the coding sequence ATGACTGAAGAGTTTTCGCATCTTTTCCCGCCCAGCCGGCTCGTTGCCGCACTCGGCGCCGAAGAACGCATCCGTAGGATCCGCGCCGACCGCTGGATCAACTATCCACGCGCCGAGCAGGCTCTTGCAAAACTCGATGAGTTGCTCCTTTTCCCGCAACGCGCCCGCAAAACCGTGAGGAGGCCTAGGAGGAACCGGTCTGTTTCAGAGGTGCTCTTTCGGCTGCGCGCGATCCAGACTTTGGACGATCTGAGCCGTCGAGAACGCAGTAGCGCTCCCTGGCTTCTGCCTAACGATACGGTCCGACCCGGCGTGACTCGACATGAGCTCAGCGTACCCATCGTCCGACGTTGCATGCCCTAG
- the hsnB gene encoding host-specificity nodulation protein HsnB, whose protein sequence is MDRRVVITGMGGLCGLGTDTTSIWKWMREGRSAIGPLLNTELHGLKGIVGAEIKALPDHNIDRKQLVSMDRISVLAVIAAHEAMRQAGLSCNEGNAHRFGATVGVGLGGWDATEKAYRTLLVDGGTRTEIFTGVKAMPSAAACQVSMSLGLRGPVFGVTSACSSANHAIASAVDQIKCGRAEVMLAGGSDAPLVWIVLKAWEAMRALAPDTCRPFSAGRKGVVLGEGAGMAVLESYEHATARGATILAEVAGVGLSADAFHITAPAVHGPESAMRACLADAGLNAEDVDYLNAHGTGTKANDQNETTAIKRVFGDHAYSMSISSTKSTHAHCIGAASALEMIACVMAIQEGVVPPTANYREPDPDCDLDVTPNVPRERKVRVAMSNAFAMGGTNAVLAFKQV, encoded by the coding sequence ATGGACAGGCGCGTTGTCATCACTGGAATGGGTGGCCTATGCGGACTGGGCACCGACACCACCTCTATCTGGAAATGGATGCGCGAAGGCCGCTCCGCCATCGGGCCGCTTCTCAACACAGAGCTTCACGGCCTGAAGGGCATAGTGGGCGCTGAGATCAAGGCGCTGCCTGACCACAACATCGACCGCAAGCAGCTCGTCTCGATGGATCGCATTAGCGTGCTTGCCGTGATTGCAGCGCACGAAGCCATGCGCCAGGCCGGGCTTTCCTGCAATGAAGGCAATGCCCATCGGTTCGGCGCGACTGTGGGCGTCGGCTTGGGAGGGTGGGACGCTACCGAAAAAGCATATCGTACCCTCCTTGTAGATGGGGGGACCCGTACTGAAATCTTCACTGGTGTAAAGGCTATGCCGAGTGCCGCCGCCTGCCAGGTCAGCATGAGCCTCGGCCTGCGGGGCCCGGTCTTCGGCGTCACCTCCGCCTGTTCCTCGGCCAACCATGCGATCGCTTCGGCGGTAGACCAGATCAAGTGCGGCCGGGCCGAGGTTATGCTCGCGGGGGGCAGCGACGCGCCACTAGTCTGGATTGTGCTGAAGGCATGGGAAGCTATGCGCGCACTCGCTCCGGATACTTGCCGACCCTTCTCCGCCGGCAGGAAAGGCGTGGTACTGGGCGAGGGTGCGGGCATGGCCGTGCTGGAAAGCTATGAACATGCCACCGCTCGCGGTGCAACAATACTCGCGGAGGTCGCCGGCGTCGGCCTTTCCGCCGATGCGTTCCATATCACAGCGCCGGCTGTCCATGGGCCGGAGTCGGCGATGCGCGCTTGCCTTGCCGATGCAGGACTGAATGCCGAGGACGTCGACTACCTCAACGCGCACGGCACCGGCACTAAGGCCAACGATCAAAACGAAACTACGGCGATCAAGCGCGTCTTCGGAGACCATGCATATTCGATGTCCATATCTTCCACCAAGTCCACCCACGCGCACTGTATCGGCGCAGCTAGTGCGCTTGAAATGATCGCCTGCGTGATGGCGATCCAAGAAGGAGTCGTGCCGCCGACCGCCAACTATCGTGAGCCAGATCCCGACTGCGATCTAGACGTGACGCCAAACGTGCCGCGTGAGCGTAAGGTGCGCGTTGCCATGAGCAACGCCTTCGCCATGGGTGGCACGAACGCAGTTCTGGCATTCAAGCAGGTATGA
- a CDS encoding UPF0149 family protein, with protein sequence MTQNSQQTTERPKLGDEAFEAFIRGRRPASPVWSMSGLDGYLTALIIGPKFIDPRQWIPELTGPDALNLPMETTEHQAVQTIVAEYNRISASLSETPKDHRPRFTRIDDQTFDIFDWDLCFLLGTGYAPKLWRPVLRGHAVTGDIIAPIRKLGEAKRKATSQDAADVAGALVSIRTYFMPKRAKQKF encoded by the coding sequence ATGACACAGAACAGTCAGCAGACGACGGAACGACCAAAGCTCGGCGACGAGGCGTTCGAAGCCTTTATCAGGGGACGTCGTCCGGCATCGCCAGTTTGGTCAATGAGCGGTCTCGATGGCTACCTTACGGCGCTCATCATCGGTCCGAAGTTCATCGACCCACGCCAATGGATCCCGGAGTTGACCGGTCCGGATGCCCTGAACCTGCCGATGGAAACAACCGAACATCAAGCCGTGCAGACGATCGTTGCAGAGTACAACCGCATCTCGGCAAGCCTTTCCGAAACACCGAAAGACCACCGGCCCAGGTTCACCAGGATCGATGATCAGACCTTTGATATCTTCGATTGGGACCTCTGCTTTCTGCTGGGAACAGGATACGCGCCTAAGCTTTGGAGGCCCGTCCTTCGAGGTCATGCCGTCACCGGGGATATCATCGCACCCATCCGCAAGCTGGGCGAGGCAAAACGGAAAGCGACAAGCCAGGATGCTGCTGACGTCGCCGGGGCACTCGTCAGTATCCGAACCTACTTTATGCCGAAGCGGGCAAAGCAGAAGTTCTGA
- a CDS encoding sulfotransferase — MTHSTLPPQPFAILAMPRTGTHYLEELVNEHPNVLSNGELLNTYDTNWPDKERLLLSDRELLERAFLRYPPQSDKKVTHVGCKINEPQFQERPSFFAELTAWPGLKVILVIRRNTLESLRSFVQARQTRQWLKFNSDNSTPPPPVMLPFATCEAYFKAADDFHARVVNAFEPSRMHLIEYERLLRDPHACVATVLDFLGATALQLSDRGILQRQETRPLDQTVRNFHELRVHFANGPYARFFELGND, encoded by the coding sequence ATGACCCATTCCACGCTGCCGCCTCAGCCATTTGCAATCCTTGCGATGCCAAGGACCGGCACACACTACTTGGAAGAACTAGTAAACGAGCATCCGAATGTTCTGAGTAACGGTGAATTGCTCAATACGTACGACACGAACTGGCCTGACAAGGAACGCCTGCTACTCAGCGATCGAGAGCTTCTGGAGCGTGCCTTCTTGCGCTATCCCCCACAAAGCGACAAGAAGGTGACCCATGTGGGTTGCAAGATCAACGAGCCTCAGTTTCAGGAGCGTCCGAGTTTTTTTGCCGAGCTGACCGCTTGGCCTGGACTTAAGGTTATCCTTGTGATTCGCAGAAACACATTAGAGTCGCTAAGATCGTTTGTGCAGGCAAGGCAAACCCGTCAGTGGCTCAAGTTCAATTCGGACAATTCAACTCCTCCACCGCCAGTGATGTTGCCATTCGCCACCTGCGAAGCCTACTTCAAAGCTGCCGACGATTTCCACGCTCGAGTGGTGAACGCCTTTGAACCAAGCAGGATGCATTTAATCGAGTACGAGAGGCTTCTTCGCGATCCCCACGCTTGCGTGGCAACGGTCTTAGATTTCCTCGGGGCTACTGCCCTACAGCTTTCTGATCGCGGTATTCTCCAGCGTCAAGAGACGCGTCCGTTGGACCAAACGGTGCGGAACTTTCATGAGTTGCGCGTTCACTTCGCGAATGGACCTTACGCGAGGTTCTTTGAGCTTGGTAACGACTGA